The following are from one region of the Candidatus Zixiibacteriota bacterium genome:
- a CDS encoding N-acetyltransferase gives MADDINVIEVETSRQLDLFINLPYRLYRDEPNWVAPLLSERKEFFNKKKNPFFRTAKTRLFLCLKNGQPVGRIATCINFAHNEFHGENIGFFGFFDVIDDYEAAAKLLKVAMITLKSEGLEAMRGPTNFSTNHEIGFLIEGFDLPPTVMNPYNRPYLPKLAEKFGLKKVMDLHAYLITRENPIPERHLKVVNRIKERNKITIRTVNLKHFDEEIKTIRAIYNQAWSKNWGFVPMAEDEFVHMGRSLKKIVDPQMILVAEVDGEPAGFSMAVPDINQVLIHLNGRLFPFGIVKLLWHLKIRKKIDGMRMLTMGVIHKYQKRGIDNVFFVETYKKGVELGYNWAELSWILETNDLMCRAAESMGARLYKKYRLVEMPL, from the coding sequence ATGGCAGATGATATAAATGTCATAGAGGTTGAAACCTCGCGTCAACTGGACCTGTTTATCAATCTGCCGTACCGATTGTACCGTGATGAACCCAACTGGGTCGCACCGCTCCTCTCCGAACGCAAAGAGTTTTTCAACAAGAAGAAGAATCCCTTCTTTCGAACCGCCAAAACCAGGCTTTTCCTCTGCCTCAAAAACGGCCAACCGGTTGGACGTATCGCCACCTGCATCAATTTTGCCCATAATGAATTCCACGGGGAAAATATCGGGTTTTTCGGTTTCTTCGATGTCATCGATGATTATGAGGCGGCCGCCAAACTGCTCAAAGTGGCCATGATTACTCTCAAGTCCGAGGGCCTCGAGGCCATGCGCGGACCGACTAATTTTTCCACCAATCATGAAATCGGATTTCTGATCGAGGGTTTTGATTTACCCCCGACCGTCATGAATCCATACAACAGGCCGTACCTGCCCAAATTGGCTGAAAAATTCGGCTTGAAGAAAGTCATGGATTTGCATGCTTACCTGATTACCCGTGAAAACCCCATACCCGAACGGCATCTCAAGGTCGTAAACCGCATCAAAGAAAGAAATAAAATTACCATTAGAACGGTGAATTTGAAACATTTCGATGAAGAAATTAAAACCATCCGGGCAATTTACAACCAGGCCTGGTCGAAAAACTGGGGATTCGTGCCGATGGCCGAAGATGAATTTGTCCATATGGGCCGAAGCTTGAAGAAAATTGTCGATCCGCAGATGATTCTGGTTGCCGAGGTTGACGGGGAACCGGCCGGGTTTTCTATGGCCGTACCCGATATAAATCAGGTCTTGATCCATCTTAATGGTCGTCTTTTTCCCTTCGGAATTGTCAAATTGCTATGGCATTTGAAAATCAGGAAAAAAATCGACGGGATGCGGATGTTGACAATGGGAGTGATCCATAAATACCAGAAACGGGGAATCGACAATGTTTTCTTCGTGGAAACATATAAAAAAGGTGTCGAGCTCGGATACAACTGGGCCGAACTATCGTGGATTCTGGAAACCAACGACCTGATGTGCCGGGCGGCGGAAAGCATGGGAGCCAGGCTCTACAAGAAATATCGCCTGGTCGAAATGCCGTTATGA
- a CDS encoding DegT/DnrJ/EryC1/StrS family aminotransferase, which translates to MELDEFEKQAHEMVDWMVAYLRNIRQYPVKAQVAPGEIISRLPEHPPETAEPFEKIFDDFKKIIMPGMTHWQHPSFFAYFPANSSPPSLLAEMLISTLGAQCMVWQTSPAAAELEERVMQWLAGMIGLPDSFTGVIQDTASTATLCSLLTAREIKSDFDINRRGFGHNRYTVYCSAETHSSIEKGVKIAGLGQENLRQIPVDKAFAMRPDLLEGAVRKDIEAGMIPLCAVATIGTTGSTAIDPLRQIGEICRKYNLWLHVDAAHAGTALLLPEMRRMIDGVEMADTFVFNPHKWMFTNFDCSAYFVKDVGALVRTFEIMPEYLKTREDERVNNYRDWGIQLGRRFRALKLWFVIRTYGVEGLKSMVKNHIALAQELARRIEKTDNFELLAPVPLNVICFRYKPASLRDPDQIDRLNEQLLENLNRTGEIYITHTRLNGLFTLRLVAGQTRLERYDLETAWELIRQTAVSL; encoded by the coding sequence ATGGAACTGGATGAATTCGAAAAACAGGCCCACGAAATGGTGGACTGGATGGTTGCCTACCTGAGAAATATCCGGCAGTATCCGGTTAAAGCACAGGTTGCACCAGGGGAAATAATCAGCCGCCTTCCCGAACATCCGCCCGAGACGGCTGAACCTTTCGAGAAAATATTCGATGATTTCAAAAAGATTATCATGCCGGGTATGACTCACTGGCAACACCCCTCGTTTTTCGCCTATTTCCCGGCTAACAGCAGTCCCCCCTCGCTTTTGGCCGAAATGCTGATCTCCACCTTGGGTGCCCAGTGTATGGTTTGGCAGACCTCGCCGGCCGCCGCGGAACTCGAGGAACGAGTCATGCAGTGGCTGGCCGGGATGATTGGCCTGCCCGATAGTTTTACCGGGGTGATCCAGGATACCGCCTCGACCGCCACTCTCTGTTCCCTCTTGACAGCCCGGGAAATTAAATCGGATTTCGATATCAACCGCCGGGGTTTCGGTCATAACCGTTACACGGTTTATTGCTCCGCCGAAACCCATTCCTCAATTGAAAAGGGAGTCAAAATCGCCGGTCTGGGTCAGGAAAATCTGCGCCAGATCCCCGTCGATAAGGCCTTCGCCATGAGGCCGGATTTACTCGAAGGAGCCGTACGAAAGGATATTGAGGCCGGCATGATACCATTGTGCGCCGTGGCCACTATCGGGACCACCGGATCGACCGCCATTGATCCTCTGCGCCAAATCGGCGAAATATGCCGCAAATATAATCTCTGGCTTCATGTCGATGCCGCCCATGCCGGGACAGCTTTACTGCTTCCTGAGATGCGCCGGATGATTGATGGTGTCGAAATGGCCGACACTTTTGTCTTTAACCCTCATAAGTGGATGTTTACCAATTTCGATTGCTCGGCTTATTTCGTCAAAGATGTCGGAGCGCTGGTCCGAACCTTTGAAATCATGCCGGAGTACCTCAAAACCCGCGAGGATGAACGCGTCAATAACTACCGCGACTGGGGAATTCAGCTTGGACGAAGATTCCGGGCTCTCAAACTCTGGTTCGTAATCCGCACCTACGGGGTGGAAGGATTGAAAAGTATGGTTAAAAACCATATCGCTCTGGCTCAGGAACTGGCCAGAAGGATAGAAAAAACCGACAATTTTGAACTGCTGGCGCCGGTCCCGCTCAATGTGATCTGTTTTCGATATAAACCGGCCTCACTTAGAGATCCTGATCAAATTGACCGCCTCAATGAACAGCTTCTGGAAAACCTCAATCGAACCGGGGAAATCTATATCACTCATACCCGACTCAACGGTCTCTTCACTCTTCGTCTGGTGGCCGGGCAAACCCGGCTGGAACGCTATGATCTCGAAACGGCCTGGGAACTTATCCGCCAGACCGCGGTTTCGCTTTAA
- the msrA gene encoding peptide-methionine (S)-S-oxide reductase MsrA translates to MENKNMEKATFAAGCFWGVEANFRQIKGVISTSVGYTGGHTENPDYKDVCTGQTGHAEAVEVIFDPARVSYEQLLDVFWENHDPTTPNRQGPDIGTQYRSVIFCHNPPQKEAAEKSLKKLEQEGLYKRPIVTQIVPAGVFFKAEDYHQQYLEKRGLSSCHIND, encoded by the coding sequence ATGGAGAATAAAAATATGGAAAAAGCTACTTTTGCGGCTGGTTGTTTCTGGGGTGTCGAGGCCAATTTCAGACAGATTAAAGGGGTTATTTCCACCTCGGTTGGTTACACCGGCGGGCATACCGAGAATCCGGATTATAAAGATGTCTGCACCGGGCAAACGGGGCATGCCGAGGCCGTCGAGGTAATCTTTGATCCCGCCCGGGTAAGCTATGAGCAGTTATTGGACGTTTTCTGGGAGAATCACGATCCCACTACTCCTAATCGTCAGGGTCCGGACATTGGCACCCAATACCGCTCGGTTATCTTCTGTCATAATCCTCCACAAAAAGAAGCGGCCGAAAAATCACTGAAGAAACTGGAGCAGGAGGGTCTTTACAAGCGCCCGATTGTTACCCAAATCGTCCCGGCTGGCGTCTTTTTTAAGGCGGAGGATTACCACCAGCAATATCTCGAGAAACGCGGCCTCTCGAGTTGCCATATTAACGATTAG
- a CDS encoding HDOD domain-containing protein — MSADFMQKILEASPNLTSLPQTMVEVLRLARDESSSSRQMAQVIMHDTALAAKVLRVVNSPFYGRGQKIGNITDAVTRMGLREVTALALSTSVYRMTGDWKSSLDRARFWRHSLEVAIAARLIAEKVNYKNSEEMFVAGLLHDLGLLVLEQAVPDEFSEIWLQAGAEGNLIELENRRWETNHALVGEYLLEQWHLPESISTAVGRHHSIYSEGADQPMQLSGQIVNLGHMISKFGLISEMKINTRILVGKEIIRANIGIPADELLAIEKTLFSRTMEESRYLEIDIGSIDDIIMEANQLLFEQYVTIESMNRVIRKMEGRIKNEKSQIPN; from the coding sequence ATGAGCGCCGATTTTATGCAAAAGATCCTGGAGGCGAGTCCGAACCTCACCTCACTGCCCCAGACAATGGTCGAAGTCCTGCGGCTGGCCCGCGATGAAAGTTCCAGCTCCCGCCAGATGGCGCAGGTGATTATGCACGATACGGCCCTGGCGGCCAAAGTCCTGCGGGTGGTCAATTCACCCTTTTATGGCAGAGGCCAGAAAATCGGGAATATAACCGATGCGGTCACGCGTATGGGTCTGCGGGAGGTGACCGCTCTGGCTCTTTCGACCTCGGTTTATCGCATGACCGGCGACTGGAAATCATCGCTCGATCGAGCCCGGTTCTGGAGACACTCACTCGAGGTGGCCATTGCCGCCAGGCTGATTGCCGAGAAAGTGAATTACAAAAACAGCGAGGAAATGTTTGTCGCCGGACTTTTGCATGATCTGGGCCTTCTGGTTCTGGAACAGGCTGTCCCCGATGAATTTTCGGAGATCTGGCTCCAGGCGGGCGCTGAGGGCAACCTGATTGAACTGGAAAACCGCCGGTGGGAAACCAACCATGCTCTGGTCGGCGAATACCTGCTCGAACAATGGCATCTGCCCGAATCGATCAGTACGGCGGTCGGCCGCCATCACTCCATCTATTCCGAGGGAGCCGACCAGCCTATGCAGCTTTCAGGCCAGATTGTCAACCTGGGCCATATGATTTCCAAATTCGGACTTATCTCGGAGATGAAAATCAATACCCGGATTCTGGTCGGTAAAGAAATTATCCGGGCTAATATCGGTATCCCGGCCGATGAACTTCTCGCTATCGAAAAAACACTTTTCAGCCGAACAATGGAGGAGTCGCGTTATCTGGAAATAGATATTGGCTCGATTGATGATATTATTATGGAAGCCAACCAGTTACTGTTCGAACAATATGTCACTATCGAGAGCATGAACCGGGTAATTCGCAAAATGGAAGGCCGGATTAAAAACGAGAAAAGCCAAATACCTAATTAG
- a CDS encoding DUF4388 domain-containing protein gives MRLDEILLTEGLATGEQVDEALDYQRRFGGRLETHLYRFGYVSEVDLVSILARQFGCEGVVVSRMAIPEAVLNMIPAATVLEKLVLPYDYDPVTNRLKVACQNPLCGNLATELSDLTHGKNIELRLALGFTLQCALIKHYRNITYHNDDIAENVEQEGETNASTESYLGRYRLLILNSGYEDISQMEYAFREEGFDIRSTDSIDLFVDALFRYRPQAVVMCLTGRVEQVETVIDDVASRGFDFDELPFFLVVENGLVGKLIPLLKEGLEDVLPMGSCHESLLIKLSRIRDLHENILNQRLRIIRDIGTHGSLHDMNVIDLLQMMGHTNKTTRINITGHGQQLTIFIDNGRLIYAECDDKSGAEAVYMCIPWTNGVWSIDPIKPDQLPPANNDLPIETILLEGCRLLDERNRTENCDVADWL, from the coding sequence ATGCGTCTTGACGAAATCCTGTTAACAGAAGGACTGGCAACCGGCGAACAGGTCGATGAGGCTCTGGATTACCAGCGCCGGTTCGGAGGCCGGTTGGAGACGCATCTTTACCGTTTCGGATATGTCAGCGAAGTTGATTTGGTCAGTATTCTGGCCCGGCAGTTCGGGTGCGAGGGGGTGGTGGTTTCAAGAATGGCAATTCCGGAGGCAGTCTTGAATATGATTCCCGCCGCCACCGTCCTGGAAAAACTGGTTTTACCCTATGATTACGATCCGGTGACCAACCGCCTGAAGGTGGCCTGCCAGAATCCTCTCTGCGGAAATCTGGCCACCGAATTAAGCGATCTGACCCATGGCAAAAATATTGAACTCCGCCTGGCCCTGGGTTTCACCCTGCAATGTGCTTTGATCAAGCATTACCGGAATATCACTTATCATAATGATGATATAGCCGAAAATGTCGAGCAGGAAGGTGAGACAAATGCGTCAACCGAGAGTTATCTCGGCCGGTACCGGCTTTTAATTTTGAACAGCGGGTATGAAGACATTTCCCAGATGGAGTATGCCTTCCGGGAGGAAGGATTCGATATCCGGTCGACCGATTCGATCGATCTTTTTGTCGATGCTCTTTTCCGTTATCGGCCACAGGCAGTGGTGATGTGTCTTACCGGGCGGGTCGAACAGGTTGAGACGGTTATCGATGATGTGGCCTCACGGGGATTCGATTTCGATGAATTGCCATTCTTCCTGGTGGTGGAAAACGGCCTGGTCGGAAAACTGATACCGCTTCTGAAAGAAGGGCTTGAGGACGTCCTGCCGATGGGCAGTTGTCATGAATCACTCTTGATCAAACTCAGCCGTATCCGTGATTTACATGAAAATATACTTAATCAGCGGTTGAGAATTATCCGCGATATCGGGACCCACGGCTCACTGCACGATATGAACGTCATCGACCTGCTCCAGATGATGGGTCACACCAACAAAACCACCCGGATCAATATTACCGGTCACGGTCAACAGTTGACCATTTTCATTGATAACGGGCGGCTTATATATGCCGAATGCGATGATAAAAGCGGCGCTGAGGCAGTCTATATGTGTATTCCCTGGACCAACGGCGTCTGGAGCATCGATCCGATCAAACCCGATCAATTACCACCTGCCAACAATGATCTGCCGATCGAGACCATTCTGCTCGAGGGGTGCCGGTTACTCGACGAACGAAATCGAACAGAAAATTGCGATGTGGCCGATTGGCTCTGA
- a CDS encoding methyltransferase domain-containing protein has protein sequence MAIYKDHQDAYGHAVYDYLKGRGGYEIVERDDGYINMSEGPAVYHSQYQKWPPYYRKALRHASGRVLDIGCGAGRIALYLQIKGCQVTGVDNSPLAIKTCREQGLRKTRLMSITDINPSIGTFDTIVMLGNNFGLFGSFNRARRLLRRFYRITGTKARIIAESNDPTRTTEPLHLEYHRRNHKKGRMTGQLRLRVRYKIYKTPYFDYLIVSEKEMAQILKGTGWHIAGVFPSGRGPYIAIIEKDPKAL, from the coding sequence ATGGCGATTTATAAGGATCATCAGGACGCCTATGGCCATGCCGTTTATGATTATCTGAAAGGCCGGGGTGGATACGAAATCGTTGAGCGCGACGATGGTTATATCAATATGTCCGAGGGGCCGGCAGTATATCACTCCCAATATCAAAAATGGCCGCCTTATTATCGAAAGGCCCTTCGCCACGCTTCCGGCCGGGTACTAGATATTGGCTGTGGCGCCGGAAGGATTGCTCTTTATCTCCAGATAAAGGGGTGTCAGGTAACGGGCGTGGATAATTCACCCTTGGCGATAAAAACCTGCCGGGAACAAGGCTTGAGAAAAACCAGATTGATGTCAATCACGGATATCAATCCCAGCATAGGCACCTTCGATACCATCGTCATGCTCGGCAATAACTTCGGTTTATTCGGTTCGTTTAATCGCGCCCGCCGACTCCTGCGCCGGTTTTATCGAATAACCGGAACCAAAGCAAGAATAATAGCCGAGTCCAATGACCCAACCAGGACCACCGAACCCCTTCATCTGGAATACCATCGACGCAACCACAAAAAAGGGCGGATGACCGGTCAACTTCGTTTACGTGTCAGATATAAAATATATAAAACCCCGTATTTCGATTACCTGATTGTCTCCGAAAAGGAAATGGCTCAGATCCTCAAAGGAACCGGATGGCACATTGCCGGAGTATTTCCTTCCGGCCGGGGACCATATATCGCGATTATTGAGAAAGACCCCAAAGCCCTTTGA
- a CDS encoding MBL fold metallo-hydrolase has product MASITFYGAAGTVTGSRYLLAIKDKKFLIDCGLFQGSKENRLRNWEPFPVPPSALDAVILTHAHIDHTGYFPRLCRDGFEGPVYCTHSTAELCDILLKDTAHLQEEDAQWANKRGYTKHLPALPLFTVQDAENSMKYFKPVHYGDDIDLGDGLRLKFRDAGHILGSSMVDIKQNGKNGGKKIVFSGDLGRPARAILRDPTQIYNIDYLLLESTYGNRLHDDDSFYEDFIRIVKESIKRGGVLVIPSFAIGRTQSLLFVIRELEERGLIPVLPIYVDSPMALAATTVYERQIASMNLSTRVMTILGKKIFHPQNLHLCESRRKSKEINDQAGRAIIISASGMVTGGRILHHLEQRLPIKENTILFIGYQAEGTRGRAILEGNETVKIHGQQVPVRAHIENITGFSGHADYNETQAWLMGFNRPPKRTFIVHGEPEASQSLADKIRKRYEWDVLIPKFKETHLLDFD; this is encoded by the coding sequence ATGGCAAGTATCACTTTTTACGGCGCTGCCGGGACTGTCACCGGTTCCCGCTATCTGCTGGCGATAAAAGACAAGAAATTTCTGATAGATTGCGGCTTATTCCAGGGTTCCAAAGAAAACCGTCTGCGCAACTGGGAGCCGTTCCCGGTTCCACCATCGGCATTGGATGCCGTTATTCTGACCCATGCCCATATTGACCACACCGGATATTTCCCGCGCCTTTGTCGTGATGGATTCGAGGGACCGGTATATTGCACTCACTCCACGGCTGAACTTTGTGATATCCTCCTGAAGGATACGGCTCATTTACAGGAAGAAGATGCCCAGTGGGCCAATAAACGAGGTTATACAAAACATCTTCCGGCCCTGCCGCTGTTCACCGTTCAGGATGCCGAGAATTCGATGAAGTATTTCAAACCGGTTCATTACGGGGATGATATCGATCTGGGGGACGGTTTGCGGCTTAAATTCCGTGATGCCGGTCATATTCTCGGCTCCTCGATGGTCGATATCAAGCAGAACGGAAAAAATGGGGGCAAAAAAATTGTCTTCAGCGGCGATCTGGGACGCCCCGCCCGCGCTATCCTGCGCGATCCCACCCAGATTTATAATATCGATTATCTCCTTCTGGAATCAACCTATGGCAACCGGCTTCATGATGATGATTCGTTTTACGAGGATTTTATCCGGATTGTTAAAGAAAGCATCAAGCGGGGAGGGGTGCTGGTAATTCCTTCCTTTGCTATTGGGCGGACCCAATCTCTGTTATTTGTTATTCGGGAGTTGGAGGAGCGCGGATTGATTCCGGTTCTGCCGATTTATGTCGATTCACCGATGGCGCTGGCGGCCACCACGGTTTATGAAAGGCAAATTGCCAGTATGAATCTGAGTACCAGGGTCATGACCATTCTGGGGAAGAAAATTTTCCACCCTCAAAATTTGCATCTATGCGAATCACGGCGCAAATCGAAAGAAATCAATGATCAGGCCGGCCGGGCCATAATTATTTCCGCCAGCGGCATGGTTACCGGGGGCCGGATTCTGCACCATCTCGAACAACGTCTGCCGATCAAAGAAAACACCATTCTGTTTATCGGCTACCAGGCCGAAGGAACCCGTGGAAGAGCCATTCTTGAGGGGAACGAAACGGTGAAAATTCATGGTCAACAGGTTCCTGTCAGGGCCCATATCGAAAATATCACCGGATTTTCCGGCCATGCCGATTATAACGAAACCCAGGCCTGGTTGATGGGTTTTAACCGCCCTCCCAAACGGACTTTTATTGTTCATGGGGAGCCCGAGGCTTCTCAATCTCTGGCGGATAAAATCAGAAAACGGTACGAATGGGATGTGCTGATTCCTAAATTCAAGGAAACCCATCTGCTTGATTTTGATTAA
- a CDS encoding YfiR family protein translates to MRKLIPIFIFIGLVLTAFGEVTPAQEAEFIINIIDNVDWPSGTGGKFIISVVGNGKIAQALTDAAGKKSGGKFNIKINTITADDDFSEAQMVVITDNDKAALAKVLKQAGGKPILTVTNVAGFARYGVMVELISPPSSNKIDYAVNRMVANKSGLKISDKFISDAIKVFG, encoded by the coding sequence ATGAGAAAGCTGATCCCTATTTTTATATTTATTGGTCTGGTCCTGACGGCCTTTGGAGAGGTCACTCCGGCCCAGGAGGCCGAATTTATAATTAATATCATCGACAATGTCGATTGGCCCTCGGGAACCGGAGGTAAATTCATTATTTCGGTGGTGGGTAACGGTAAAATCGCCCAGGCCTTGACCGATGCGGCTGGTAAAAAATCGGGCGGGAAATTTAATATCAAGATCAATACCATCACGGCAGATGACGATTTTTCGGAAGCGCAGATGGTGGTGATCACCGATAATGACAAAGCCGCCCTGGCCAAAGTTCTTAAACAAGCCGGCGGCAAACCGATTCTTACAGTCACCAATGTCGCAGGTTTCGCGAGGTATGGAGTCATGGTGGAACTTATCTCACCACCCAGCAGCAATAAAATAGATTATGCCGTCAACCGGATGGTCGCCAACAAATCCGGCTTGAAAATATCCGATAAATTTATCAGCGATGCCATTAAGGTTTTTGGCTGA
- a CDS encoding HD domain-containing protein, with the protein MESMVVHSQVQTDQFLIIYLDSLRIDTILNFDLYIKKGVEYVLYRAAHLPFGEKNRKVLLDNNINRLYVSMGEKKDYQHYVEANIREIIADGSIDDKTKAGIVYDSAQLLVRDVLNNPTLGENIKRSQDMVAATVAFILQGQTAFYNLLRVMSFDYYTYTHSLNVCTFSLALARHAGINDFDDLQVLGTGALLHDVGKTKISDTILNKRGPLTSPEMQIIKHHPQWGVDIILETDMIPDESYFPIIQHHERINQTGYPKGIGAEDIHMYGKIVAIADVFDAMTTERVYRSAVAAYPALKSMFADVGAFDRKLLEEFTRLMGPTEFADL; encoded by the coding sequence ATGGAATCAATGGTTGTTCACTCGCAAGTTCAGACTGATCAATTTCTGATCATATATCTTGACTCGCTAAGAATCGATACGATTCTCAACTTCGACCTATATATTAAAAAGGGTGTAGAATATGTGCTGTATCGGGCGGCTCATCTGCCGTTCGGTGAAAAAAACCGCAAGGTACTGCTGGACAACAACATCAATCGCCTCTATGTCTCGATGGGAGAAAAAAAGGATTATCAGCATTATGTCGAGGCCAATATCCGGGAGATTATCGCTGATGGCAGCATCGATGATAAGACCAAAGCCGGGATTGTATATGACAGCGCCCAGCTTCTGGTCCGGGATGTTCTTAATAATCCAACCCTGGGCGAGAATATCAAGCGAAGTCAGGACATGGTAGCGGCCACGGTGGCCTTTATTCTCCAGGGCCAGACGGCCTTTTATAATTTACTCCGGGTAATGTCGTTCGATTATTATACTTATACGCACTCTCTCAATGTCTGCACCTTTTCCCTGGCACTGGCGCGGCATGCCGGTATCAACGATTTCGACGATCTTCAGGTTCTGGGAACCGGAGCGCTTCTTCATGATGTCGGAAAGACCAAAATATCCGATACCATTCTCAACAAGCGTGGTCCATTAACCTCGCCCGAGATGCAGATTATCAAACACCATCCTCAATGGGGAGTGGATATTATCCTGGAAACCGATATGATTCCTGACGAATCGTATTTCCCAATCATCCAGCATCATGAGCGCATCAACCAAACCGGTTACCCCAAGGGAATAGGTGCGGAAGATATTCATATGTATGGCAAGATAGTGGCTATCGCCGATGTTTTCGATGCCATGACAACCGAGCGGGTTTATCGTTCGGCCGTCGCGGCCTATCCGGCGCTCAAATCTATGTTTGCCGACGTTGGCGCTTTCGATCGGAAGCTTCTGGAGGAATTCACACGGTTGATGGGACCGACCGAGTTTGCCGATCTTTAA
- a CDS encoding pyridoxal phosphate-dependent aminotransferase family protein yields the protein MGTKNDLFEKCIKFTAAHDVKAAGLYPYFNPIASEPGDEVIIDGRKLTMIGSNNYLGLVNDSRVKEAAADAARKYGSGCTGSRFLNGTLTLHIELEEKLARFFKRESALVYSTGFQTNLGTISCLVGKNDLLVIDRSDHASIVDGCRLSYGKIVKFAHNDMVDLERVLNNIVNNNGLRGGILIVVDGVFSMEGDIIKLPQLVEIAGKYNARVMVDDAHSVGILGDGGRGTAEHFGLIDQVDITMGTFSKSFASLGGFIVGDETVINYVKHFARELIFSASIPPSNVAAVLKALEIIQSEPERRENLWKNTHKMHYELRRLGYNIGQTETPIVPILIGEDMQTFAFWKGLFDNGVFANAIISPAVAPGNALIRTSYTATHTDLQLDHVLEVFERIGKKMGIIS from the coding sequence ATCGGCACGAAAAACGATCTTTTCGAAAAATGCATTAAATTCACAGCCGCCCATGATGTTAAAGCGGCAGGATTATATCCCTATTTCAACCCCATCGCCTCGGAACCGGGTGATGAGGTTATCATTGACGGCCGCAAATTGACCATGATCGGCTCCAATAATTACCTCGGATTGGTGAATGATTCCCGCGTCAAGGAAGCTGCCGCCGATGCCGCTCGTAAGTACGGTTCGGGATGCACCGGTTCCCGTTTTCTTAACGGAACTTTGACCCTGCATATCGAACTTGAGGAAAAACTGGCCCGGTTTTTCAAAAGAGAATCGGCCCTGGTTTATTCCACCGGGTTTCAAACTAACCTCGGAACCATCTCCTGCCTGGTCGGAAAAAATGACCTCCTGGTAATTGATCGCTCCGATCATGCTTCGATTGTCGATGGGTGCCGGTTGTCCTACGGCAAAATCGTCAAATTCGCTCATAACGATATGGTTGATCTTGAGCGCGTCCTCAATAATATCGTCAACAATAACGGCCTGCGCGGCGGCATCCTGATTGTCGTCGATGGCGTTTTTTCCATGGAAGGTGATATTATCAAACTTCCGCAACTGGTTGAAATCGCCGGAAAATATAATGCCAGGGTTATGGTCGATGATGCTCATTCGGTCGGGATCCTCGGCGATGGCGGCCGCGGGACGGCCGAGCATTTCGGATTGATCGATCAGGTCGATATTACCATGGGGACTTTTTCCAAATCGTTCGCTTCTCTGGGCGGATTCATTGTCGGCGATGAGACGGTGATCAATTATGTCAAGCATTTTGCCCGCGAGCTGATTTTCTCGGCCTCCATCCCGCCATCCAATGTGGCCGCGGTCCTGAAAGCCCTTGAGATTATCCAGTCCGAACCGGAACGCCGCGAAAATCTCTGGAAAAACACCCACAAAATGCACTATGAACTGCGGCGGCTGGGTTATAATATCGGCCAGACCGAAACCCCGATCGTCCCCATCCTGATCGGCGAGGATATGCAGACCTTTGCTTTCTGGAAAGGCCTGTTCGATAACGGTGTCTTTGCCAATGCCATTATTTCTCCTGCTGTCGCACCCGGCAATGCCCTGATCAGGACCTCCTATACCGCCACCCATACCGACCTGCAACTGGATCATGTTCTCGAGGTTTTTGAACGTATCGGCAAAAAAATGGGCATTATTTCCTGA